Proteins from a single region of Thunnus maccoyii chromosome 23, fThuMac1.1, whole genome shotgun sequence:
- the ucn3l gene encoding urocortin 3, like: protein MLSSLKTLLLLSVLCTPTSSLCLRLYQTRPDLLCNNQLEVGVRSDEDEPGYTPVDGWGSLLQSAEYVSSSSSSSSSSAESSREKRTSSPANYRFMSRTKLRGQMLRNSSKGDRRSRLTLSLDVPTNIMNVLFDVAKAKNLRAKAAENARLLAQIGRRK from the coding sequence ATGCTGTCGTCCCTGAAgaccctgctgctgctctcgGTCCTGTGCACACCGACCTCCAGCCTGTGCCTCCGCCTCTACCAGACCCGCCCTGACCTCCTCTGCAACAACCAGCTGGAAGTCGGGGTTCGGAGCGACGAGGACGAACCGGGTTACACCCCCGTGGACGGCTGGGGATCCCTCCTGCAGTCCGCGGAGTAtgtctcctcctcatcctcatcctcctcttcttccgcCGAGTCCAGTCGGGAAAAAAGGACTTCAAGTCCCGCAAACTACCGCTTCATGAGCCGGACGAAGCTCAGAGGTCAGATGCTCCGCAACAGCAGCAAAGGGGACCGCAGGAGCAGGCTGACCCTGTCCCTGGACGTCCCGACCAATATCATGAACGTGCTCTTTGATGTGGCCAAAGCCAAAAACCTGCGCGCCAAAGCGGCTGAGAACGCGCGCCTCCTGGCTCAGATTGGACGGAGAAAGTGA